A window of the Nitrospirota bacterium genome harbors these coding sequences:
- a CDS encoding M6 family metalloprotease domain-containing protein, translating into MVKKFIIYCLSLSVLSLWVSGVSFAVPASPQTSEIVQPDGTVIKVKVKGDEWNHRIETVDGYVVEKAKNGRWHYVSRYEGDTPILSDTLANELPKPDFQRHVRPSPNFRKANPNSGLTQSPAVNALSTPLAAPFGTFNGKILFILAEFTDRAGTYSETSFASLLSNRINDYFNKASYGKVNLQPANESFGTSNNGVIGWVNLGYAHPDTGGNIGNQNQKITKDAVTAADPYINYASFDINGDGYVDTNELAIVVIVAGYERSYSANYTPSVWGHKWSITSPPKLDGVIVGADHNGAGGYAQFGEIHRGSSSDAHQATMGIMVHEMGHLIFALPDLYDTDYSSEGIGYFSVMAAGSWGKSASNSYWGESP; encoded by the coding sequence ATGGTAAAAAAGTTTATTATTTATTGTCTTTCGTTGTCAGTTTTAAGTCTATGGGTGTCGGGTGTTTCGTTTGCTGTACCAGCATCTCCACAAACCTCTGAGATTGTTCAGCCTGATGGAACAGTCATTAAAGTAAAGGTTAAAGGGGACGAATGGAACCACCGGATAGAAACGGTTGACGGTTATGTCGTCGAAAAGGCTAAGAACGGCAGATGGCATTATGTCTCCCGCTATGAAGGTGATACCCCGATTCTCAGCGATACGCTTGCTAACGAATTACCCAAACCTGATTTTCAAAGACATGTACGGCCCAGTCCTAATTTCAGAAAGGCCAATCCAAATTCAGGGTTAACTCAATCACCTGCAGTCAATGCTCTCAGCACCCCTTTGGCAGCCCCTTTTGGGACTTTCAATGGGAAGATACTGTTCATATTAGCTGAATTTACAGACAGGGCGGGGACCTATTCGGAAACCAGCTTTGCCTCATTATTGAGCAACAGGATAAATGACTATTTCAATAAGGCCTCTTACGGAAAGGTTAATTTGCAGCCTGCAAATGAGTCTTTCGGCACATCAAATAATGGCGTTATTGGATGGGTAAACCTGGGATATGCCCACCCGGATACAGGTGGCAATATAGGCAATCAGAACCAGAAGATAACAAAGGATGCTGTTACCGCAGCAGATCCTTATATTAACTATGCATCATTTGATATTAATGGTGACGGATACGTTGATACAAATGAACTGGCTATTGTAGTTATTGTTGCCGGTTATGAGAGATCATACAGTGCCAATTATACCCCTTCCGTATGGGGGCATAAATGGTCTATTACAAGTCCTCCTAAATTAGACGGTGTAATTGTTGGGGCTGATCACAACGGGGCTGGTGGATATGCTCAATTTGGCGAAATCCACAGGGGTTCATCCTCCGATGCACATCAGGCCACAATGGGCATTATGGTGCATGAAATGGGACATCTTATTTTTGCACTCCCTGATCTTTATGATACTGATTATTCATCAGAGGGGATAGGTTACTTCAGTGTCATGGCTGCCGGATCCTGGGGGAAATCTGCTTCAAATAGTTACTGGGGAGAGTCTCCGG
- a CDS encoding HigA family addiction module antidote protein, whose amino-acid sequence MSKRIKLLEPIHPGEILIEEFMKPMEISINRISRDIAVPANRISEIVNGKRAITVDTALRLGKYFGVSPEIWLDLQSDYDLKIAWRTIWPEIEKKVRSIAA is encoded by the coding sequence ATGTCTAAAAGGATAAAATTACTTGAACCCATTCACCCTGGTGAAATTCTTATTGAAGAATTTATGAAGCCAATGGAGATCAGTATTAACCGTATATCCAGAGATATTGCAGTTCCAGCGAACAGGATAAGTGAAATAGTAAATGGAAAGCGTGCTATTACCGTTGATACTGCTCTTCGTCTTGGTAAATATTTTGGGGTATCACCTGAGATTTGGCTTGACCTTCAGTCTGATTACGATCTTAAGATTGCTTGGCGTACAATTTGGCCGGAGATAGAAAAAAAAGTACGCTCAATTGCGGCCTGA
- a CDS encoding type II toxin-antitoxin system RelE/ParE family toxin: MIRSFRCKDTEKIFKDCNVQRFRSFERVARRRLLYLHRARKLGDLRIPPGNRLEALKGDRKGQYSIRINDQWRICFVWHKGDVFDVEIIDYHDK, encoded by the coding sequence GTGATCCGGTCATTTCGATGTAAAGATACTGAGAAGATATTTAAAGATTGTAATGTCCAACGCTTTAGATCATTTGAACGTGTAGCTCGACGAAGACTACTGTATCTACATCGTGCCAGAAAGCTGGGGGACTTACGGATACCTCCTGGCAACAGGCTTGAAGCTCTTAAAGGTGACAGAAAAGGGCAGTACAGCATAAGGATAAATGATCAGTGGAGGATCTGTTTCGTGTGGCATAAAGGAGATGTATTTGATGTTGAGATTATAGATTATCATGATAAATAA
- a CDS encoding DUF433 domain-containing protein, producing MAGHRITVQDIVILHERMGTSVDEIATEHGITLSAIYVALTYYYDYRKEIDETILANETFVAELRRKTSSKLKDKIGG from the coding sequence ATAGCAGGCCATCGAATTACTGTTCAGGATATCGTTATATTACATGAACGTATGGGAACAAGTGTAGATGAAATCGCTACTGAACATGGCATCACATTATCAGCTATATATGTTGCTCTGACATATTATTATGATTATCGTAAAGAAATAGATGAGACCATCCTGGCTAATGAAACATTTGTTGCTGAACTGCGCCGTAAAACTTCATCCAAGCTGAAAGACAAAATCGGTGGATAA